In Acipenser ruthenus unplaced genomic scaffold, fAciRut3.2 maternal haplotype, whole genome shotgun sequence, the DNA window TAAATATCCTGATGACTcgtggagagagagcgagagaaagaggcGCCCTGTCTATAAATAGGACGGACATTTCAAGCTCGCTTACAATTCAATATTCAATTCAACAGACGGGTGAAGCGCTCGAGCGGGAACGTCAGAAAGGCGATATTTCTTTCcagattattttcattttaaaccaagGTAAATTTAATtcgatataataataataataataataataataataataataataataataataataattttgaccgTATTTATTACGGGCATCAGAGTCCGTGAGTAAACACCGGTGTTTGTGTgtaaagtattttaattcaggtgacacgaatttaaaataattaaattacacGTAAATAACAGGTAGAAATTGTTAAATATTTTATGGCTGTTGACATTACAACACTGGGCAACGAGAATGAATCTGATTTAATTAATTCGTTTTATTGTAAACCCTCGCTCGCGACGCTCTCAAACGCGGTTTTATTTGACTGttttaatctcttttttttttttttttagccggtaatggtttttaaaatgtttcgtAAACGCGGTGGTTTTAAAGTTCCCTTGATTTCTGTGTTTAGTTTGTCGTGACGGTGTCGCCGGACCGGCGGTGCTACAAACACAAGACTGAGACAAACTGGACCGAACCGAACCGGTCCGGGAACCATCCGCCGTGTTTGTTAATCGATATCCGAATCTATAATAAATGATCTGATCCAATGCAAGACTATATATTACATTTCAATGTCGTCGTCAGATTTAGCCGGTATAATATTACTGTATTCATAATTACATTATAATTTAGGGTTATTTTGAGCAGATCACAGGATCAATACTAAAGGCAGCTGGCTCTTTGTgcttatatatattaaatatatatatatgaatgagattTTATTTAACCTCGTGTCATTCAAATAAACTATCTGAAGCCATGtcagtagcacagtatttcattatGTTGCAGTTCACTATGTGAGGGGACTGCAGTTCAGTATGCTAACACGGTAATCATAGGTTTTAATGATGCAAACGGTCGTTAATTCTGTATAGAGGGGGGATGCGGAGCTGCACACAGACCGGTCCTACCCGGCTTTTGCACGATATCCAGAGCGCAGCGTTTCCATACCGACTTAAAAGCGCGACGTCGTTTCAATGCTGATGCAACATCATCCCCACGCTGCACTGACGTCAGCGTTCGGGCGCGCACGCGAGGCACTGGCTGCGCGCACGCAGATGcttctgcgcagattctgaccGCTTTAGCCAATGGGCGCGTTCACGCAGAGCCTCCTGCGAAGATCATTGGCTGAACGAGGTTCTGCGCAGCGTCATCTCCGTGAACGACCTTCAGAAATGACGTAATTAATTAGCCCCTTTTTCACGACAGCTAATGCGTTTTTCATTGAAAAATCATTTCAGTTTATTTTCCATttgctattaaataaataaataaatataaataaataaataaataaataaataaatgtatatgtctgctaagaaataaataataataataataataatatatgtaataaATTGTATGATGCAATATGTATTGTATGATGCAATATGTATTGTATGTTGCAATATAGATCTCTTTCTTTAGctgttttcattaacattttgCCATTATAATTTTTCTGCAATATTATCACTTAAGAGgggtttttggtttgtttttaaataatcaagcgtcccctcttcctcccccccccccccccccccccgcagtcTCGCGATGAGTAACGACACGGAGATCGATCTGAAGGACGTGGAGCTCAACGAGCTGGATGCGGAGAAGCAGCCCATGACGGGGGAGGGGAGCCCGGCCGCGGAGACCGAGAAGAACGGCTGCGTGAAGGTAACCGCGGAATGAGAGCGTCTCCACGGCAACAGAGCCCCGGGACGCctcctgctgcacccagtcctggggttcagagctcccctcaatgaagtctagtattattattattattaatattgaatgatcaggagccaggagtttgagcagggttacaaactcacactagccctgctgctgctgctgctgcacccagtcctggggttcagagctcccctcaatgaagtctagtattattattattaatattgaaatgatcaggagccaggagtttgagcagggttacaaactcacactagccctgctgctgctgctgctgctgcacccagtcctggggttcagagctcccctcaatgaagtctagtattattattattaatattgaaatgatcaggagccaggagtttgagcagggttacaaactcacactagccctgctgctgctgctgctgcacccagtcctggggttcagagctcccctcaatgaagtctagtattattattaatattgaaatgatcaggagccaggagtttgagcagggttacaaactcacactagccctgctgctgctgctgcacccagtcctggggttcagagctcccctcaatgaagtattattattattattattattattattattattatttaatattgaaatgatcaggagccaggagtttgagcagggttagaaactcacactagctgGTAATGCCTGACTGACagaccccctctctctcccctctcccctcctcaggTGAAGCTGCCCGAGGATCAGGAGGAGGGTTTGAAGTTCACGGGGCTCTCGAAGGAGGAGCTGCTGAAGGTGGCCGGGACACCAGGCTGGGTCCGGACCCGCTGGGCTCTGCTCATTCTGTTCTGGCTCGGCTGGCTGGGCATGCTGGCCGCGGCCATCGCCATCATTGTCCAAGCGCCGCGCTGCAAGTCGGTCCCGGAGCAGAGCTGGTGGCACAAGGGCGCCCTCTACAGGATCGGGGCCGTCGCTGCCTTCATGGACTCCAACGGAGACGGGACGGGGGACCTGGCAGGTAGGGGGGCGTCCCGCTGGAGGAACACAGGGCTGGgaacgagactcccgctgcacagcagtgtgatccagtcctggtttcactgggagtttaataatcagacacacctgagcttgttagctagacacactgggggctgatcaagctggtagcagtaaaacctggactggatcacactgctgtgcgataggagtctgattcccagccctgatctaaatcctttggcatttttaaaaacacattacaatgctttcatattattattattattattattattattattattattattattattactatatgaCAGTTGCACAGTGCCTTGTATAAGAGCGTGTGAAGCCAGATCTTTCTCTCCATGAGGTTTAAAGTTTGCATGCTTTTACAAACTGACAGGCAGACTGTCTGTCTATCCTGCTCCTGGGAAACAGGGCTGTGTACTAACTGAGGCATGTGATCCTGGGGGGGAGGAGGGGCGGGGGCACGTGAGCTGCAGTTGctgctcctcccctctcccttccctccCCCCAGGCTTAAATCCGCCACAGTCTGGTTTGTCTTGTGATTAAACAGGAGTGCCTCTTACATCAGCCTGAGTCAGCTTTGAGGTCAGAGTCAACAGGCAAGCATAAAGCACAGTTATTAGGAACTAGGGGAAaggttgagagagagagggaggaggagggaggggggtcaGAGTTTTCTGCTGATGTGCCTTTTCCCAGATACAAGAAGGAAGAACAGGAATAAACTCTACCccctgctgcacagcagtgtgatccagtcctgctttcactgggagtttaataatcagacacacctgagcttgttagctagacacactgggggctgatcaagctggtagcagtgaaacctggactggatcacactgctgtgcaataggagtctgattcccatgccCTGTGTGTGACAAAGAGGCAACGACTCTGTCTgtaaccccaccccccccccctcccctccaggaGTCTCCCAGCGCATTGACGAGCTGAACCAGTTGAAGATCAAGGGGCTGGTACTGGGACCAGTACACAAAAGCATTCCGAACACAGACATTAATCTGGATCTGATGGCCATCGACCCGTCCCTGGGAAGCATGGAGAATTTCACCAGACTGCTCCAAGTGGCTCAGAAGAAAAGTGAGTCCAGTTCATTACTGTTTACAATGAACACCACTTGCATTGAGAGATGGATGTAtatctatatgtgtgtgtattataattttttaaattgctgttttaATGTATTTCGAGCTTTGGATTTTTGGTGTTTTTAGccctgtctttatttttatttatttatttctcttctACTCTCCTCTTTTTAAGAATTCAGTCGATCTCTTTTCAGACTTTCTCGTCTCTCGATTGCACACGAGAAACATCTTCATAGTAACAGATTTTCAGGGATCCAGATACAAAATGTGTGTGCTTGAGCTTGTTTTTGACAGCGCTGCAAGATGCTTtctgtatgaaaggcgctatataaatacatCTTTTTGAATGCTTTTTTATAAGCAGGTGGTTCTTTTATTAAGCTTAATTTACAGGGATGTTAATCAGACTCCCGCTGatcagtcctggtttcactgggagtttaataatcagacacacctgagcttgttagctagacacactgggggctgatcaatcCTCTCTTCTCCCCCCCCAGGTATTCGAGTGGTCCTCGATCTCACTCCGAACTACAAAGGGGAGAAGCCCTGGTTCACTGAGAGTTACCTGAAAACCAACAGCGAGAAACTCAAGGTAACCCACGGGGCTGAATCCCATAGGtgttggttctctctctctctcgtctctctctctctctgttggtCCTGacacgctccctctctctctctctctctctctatccaggAAGCGTTCCGGTTCTGGCTGGATCAGGGGGTGGATGGGATACAGCTCTCTGGGGTGGAGGAGCTGCTGAAGCTGCAGCCGCAGCTGTGGGAGGAGCTGAGGAACCTGACTGGCAACTACAGCACTGAGGAGAGACCGAGGCAAGTACTGCAATACACACCCTGACCACAGGGGGGAGCTGTGATACACACTGCTATAAACACACTGACCACAGGGGGGGGgctgtgatacacacactgaccACAGGGGGGAGCTGTGatacacacactgctatacacacactgACCACAGGGGGGgctgtgatacacacactgaccACAGGGGGGAGCTGCGATACACACACTCTGACCACAAGGGGAgctgtgatacacacactgaaGACAGggtaatcatttttttatttttttctttctctcaggATCCTGATCGGGGAGACGAGTCTGCAGGACATGGATCAGGTCCTGTCTCTCCAGAACCGCTCCGCAGCGGACCTGCTGGTGTCGGGGGTGCTGGGGCGGCTGAACCGCACGGGGAGCGCTGTGGCTGCGGGCGTGGAGGGGTACCTGAGCGAGCTGAGGGGGAGCTGGCCTGGCTGGGCGGTGAGTGAGACTCAGAGTCccacagtgcacagcagtgtgatccagtcctggtttcactgggagtttaataatcagacacacctgagcttgttagctagacacactgggggctgatcaagctggtagcagtgaaacctggaatgagatgttgttgttattattattatttattattattaataatgttcccttgttaacatattgaattccaccccctctatatagaatgaactccctcagcttcatagagtccaatgaaagctgctgaataatgttcccttgttaacatattgaattccaccccctctatatagaatgaactccctcagcttcatagagtccaatgaaagctgctgaataatgttcccttgttaacatattgaattccatcccctctatatagaatgaactccctcagcttcatagagtccaatgaaagctgctgaataatgttcccttgttaacatattgaattccaccccctctatatagaaagaactccctcagcttcatagagtccaatgaaagctgctgaataatgttcccttgttaacatattgaattccaccccctctatatagaatgaactccctcagcttcatagagtccaatgaaagctgctgaataatgttcccttgttaacatattgaattccacaccctctatatagaatgaactccctcagcttcatagagtccagtgaaagctgctgaataatgttcccttgttaacatattgaattccacaccctctatatagaatgaactccctcagcttcatagagtccaatgaaagctgctgaataatgttcccttgttaacatattgaattccatcccctctatatagaatgaactccctcagcttcatagagtccaattgCGAtttcatgttgtagtttcttttgattacaggatgttcattattataatttgttttgatTCCTGGCAGGTCGGAGGGCGTGTTGCAGGTCACATGGCTTCTCTGGTGCCGCAGAGGCTGCTGGGAGTTTACCACACCCTCCTCTTCACCATCCCCGGCACGCCAGTCACTAACTACGGAGACGAGATCGGACTGAGAGACGAGCCTGGACAGGTGAGGCCAATACAGACGGATAGGGACCGGTCCGAGAGTCAAACGCAGGACCGAGGGACCGGTCCAAGAGTCAAACACAGGAAGATACAGACGGTCCTATTAATAgaatgaattagtcatttagcagagggGTTTGAAGCAGGGATAGTAATTTCTGTGTGTTAGTGAGGgtgtcggggtgtgtgtgtgtcggtgcacCCTCTAAAGTCTCCCCCCCGCCTCTTCCTCTCTCTTCCAGGCTGCCAAATCTCCCAGGATGCAGTGGGATGAGAGCGGTCACGCGGATTACAACCAGAATATATCAGTcaaggtgggtgtgtgtgtgtgagcgtctcGCTGCTCTCtgcttattaaattaaatataaatacatttattaataaatacattcaacTAATAAATGAATGGATCGATCCAGTCTGCTGTTCGGAGAACATTGGATTGTCGCTCCATTAACTACAGTGCATGAGGCTGTATTGCAGAATCCATAATGAAGTAAAttaacattctctctctctctctctctctctctctctctctctctcttttcctctctctcgctctctctctcgctctctctctctctctctctctctccaggctcagAAGTCGGACCCCCAGTCCTTGCTGAGTCTGTACCGCTCC includes these proteins:
- the LOC131730575 gene encoding 4F2 cell-surface antigen heavy chain-like — protein: MSNDTEIDLKDVELNELDAEKQPMTGEGSPAAETEKNGCVKVKLPEDQEEGLKFTGLSKEELLKVAGTPGWVRTRWALLILFWLGWLGMLAAAIAIIVQAPRCKSVPEQSWWHKGALYRIGAVAAFMDSNGDGTGDLAGVSQRIDELNQLKIKGLVLGPVHKSIPNTDINLDLMAIDPSLGSMENFTRLLQVAQKKSIRVVLDLTPNYKGEKPWFTESYLKTNSEKLKEAFRFWLDQGVDGIQLSGVEELLKLQPQLWEELRNLTGNYSTEERPRILIGETSLQDMDQVLSLQNRSAADLLVSGVLGRLNRTGSAVAAGVEGYLSELRGSWPGWAVGGRVAGHMASLVPQRLLGVYHTLLFTIPGTPVTNYGDEIGLRDEPGQAAKSPRMQWDESGHADYNQNISVKAQKSDPQSLLSLYRSLSDLKGKERSLLYGEFQPLLSSSSSVFSYLRRWDQSERFLVALNFGESPAEVTLQDPLVPPEATVVLSSDPSRQAGVSLGLEKLTLHPSEALLLKFPYVA